The following coding sequences lie in one Arachis hypogaea cultivar Tifrunner chromosome 4, arahy.Tifrunner.gnm2.J5K5, whole genome shotgun sequence genomic window:
- the LOC112796520 gene encoding ATP-dependent zinc metalloprotease FTSH 2, chloroplastic, with product MAASLACLGGSGLSVQSGKITLDFNGRYLFSSRRLSSANKEPRVKSVNASLEQRKHEGRREFLKLLNVGVGLPALLGSGKAFADEQGVSSSRMSYSRFLEYLDKDRVKKVDLFENGTIAVAEAVSPELGNRVQRVRVQLPGLSQELLQKFREKNIDFAAHNAQEESGNLLFNLIGNLAFPLILIGGLFLLSRRSSGGMGGPGGPGFPLAFGQSKAKFQMEPNTGVTFDDVAGVDEAKQDFMEVVEFLKKPERFTAVGARIPKGVLLVGPPGTGKTLLAKAIAGEAGVPFFSISGSEFVEMFVGVGASRVRDLFKKAKENAPCIVFVDEIDAVGRQRGTGIGGGNDEREQTLNQLLTEMDGFEGNTGIIVIAATNRADILDSALLRPGRFDRQVTVDVPDIRGRTEILKVHGSNKKFEGDVSLEVIAMRTPGFSGADLANLMNEAAILAGRRGKTAISSKEIDDSIDRIVAGMEGTVMTDGKSKSLVAYHEVGHAICGTLTPGHDPVQKVTLVPRGQARGLTWFIPNDDPTLISKQQLFARIVGGLGGRAAEEVIFGEPEVTTGAAGDLQQITGLAKQMVTTFGMSDIGPWSLMDASAQSADVIMRMMARNSMSEKLAEDIDAAIKRLSDEAYEIALEHIRNNREAIDKIVDVLLEKETMTGDEFRSLLSEFVEIPAENRVPPSTPSPVTV from the exons ATGGCAGCCTCTTTGGCCTGTCTTGGTGGAAGTGGTTTATCAGTGCAAAGCGGAAAAATAACTCTTGACTTCAACGGGAGATATCTCTTCTCATCTCGTAGACTTTCATCAGCGAATAAAGAACCAAGGGTCAAATCTGTAAATGCATCCTTGGAACAAAGGAAGCATGAAGGGAGGAGGGAGTTTCTTAAATTGTTGAATGTGGGAGTTGGGCTACCTGCATTATTGGGAAGTGGGAAAGCTTTCGCCGATGAACAAGGGGTTTCCTCCTCCAGAATGTCTTATTCTAGATTTCTTGAGTATTTAGACAAAGATAGAGTTAAAAAAGTGGATTTGTTTGAGAACGGAACAATAGCTGTTGCAGAGGCTGTTTCTCCTGAGTTGGGTAATAGGGTGCAACGAGTGCGAGTTCAACTTCCAGGACTTAGCCAAGAGCTTCTACAGAAATTCAGGGAAAAGAATATTGACTTTGCAGCTCATAATGCCCAAGAAGAGTCGGGCAATCTATTGTTTAACCTGATTGGGAATCTTGCTTTCCCTCTAATATTGATCGGAGGATTGTTCCTTCTTTCAAGAAGATCATCTGGTGGGATGGGAGGTCCCGGTGGGCCTGGATTTCCTCTTGCTTTTGGTCAATCTAAGGCTAAGTTTCAAATGGAACCTAATACCGGAGTGACATTTGATGATGTTGCTGGGGTGGATGAAGCTAAACAGGACTTTATGGAGGTAGTGGAGTTTCTGAAGAAGCCTGAGAGGTTCACTGCTGTTGGGGCTCGCATTCCGAAAGGAGTTCTTCTTGTTGGTCCTCCAGGAACCGGTAAGACGCTGTTAGCCAAGGCTATTGCAGGGGAAGCAGGTGTCCCATTCTTCTCCATCTCAGGTTCCGAGTTTGTTGAGATGTTTGTTGGTGTTGGTGCTTCTCGTGTTCGTGATTTATTCAAGAAGGCCAAAGAGAATGCTCCTTGCATTGTTTTTGTTGATGAAATCGATGCTGTTGGAAGGCAAAGAGGTACTGGAATTGGAGGAGGGAATGATGAAAGAGAACAGACCCTCAACCAACTTTTGACAGAAATGGATGGGTTCGAGGGTAATACCGGTATCATTGTCATTGCAGCAACTAACAGAGCTGACATTCTTGACTCTGCTTTATTGAGACCTGGACGGTTTGATAGACAG GTGACAGTTGATGTTCCAGACATTCGTGGAAGGACTGAGATCCTCAAGGTTCATGGCAGCAACAAAAAGTTCGAAGGGGATGTTTCTCTCGAGGTAATTGCAATGAGAACACCTGGTTTTAGTGGAGCAGATCTTGCAAATCTAATGAATGAAGCTGCTATATTGGCCGGTAGGCGTGGGAAGACGGCAATTTCTTCGAAAGAGATTGATGATTCAATTGATAGAATTGTTGCTGGAATGGAAGGAACAGTGATGACAGATGGGAAGAGCAAAAGTCTAGTGGCATATCATGAAGTTGGGCATGCCATTTGCGG AACTTTGACTCCTGGTCATGACCCTGTACAAAAGGTGACGCTAGTTCCTCGTGGGCAAGCTCGGGGTCTTACTTGGTTCATCCCTAATGACGACCCAACTCTAATTTCCAAACAGCAACTCTTCGCGAGAATTGTTGGTGGACTAGGCGGTAGAGCTGCAGAGGAAGTTATTTTTGGTGAGCCTGAGGTTACAACTGGAGCAGCTGGTGATTTGCAGCAAATAACCGGTTTGGCCAAACAG ATGGTTACCACATTTGGAATGTCTGATATTGGTCCTTGGTCACTCATGGATGCCTCGGCTCAAAGCGCAGATGTCATTATGAGAATGATGGCTAGAAACTCGATGTCAGAAAAGCTCGCCGAAGACATTGACGCCGCTATCAAGAGGCTCTCAGATGAAGCATATGAAATTGCATTGGAACATATAAGGAACAACCGTGAAGCAATTGATAAGATTGTGGATGTCCTTCTGGAGAAGGAGACAATGACCGGCGATGAATTCCGATCTCTGCTATCCGAGTTTGTCGAAATTCCGGCTGAAAATCGGGTCCCTCCTTCAACTCCCTCACCAGTCACTGTTTga